From Ananas comosus cultivar F153 linkage group 2, ASM154086v1, whole genome shotgun sequence:
AACAGACATCTGAGAGAGTTGCAAGTGAAACTTCCCCTCCAGGAGATGCTGGTGGGAGACAAGATAAGATGGGAAAGGCAAATGAAACTAAGAAGGCTCAAAATGGAATGGCGGGACATAACAATCAAAAGCGAGTTGGTTTCGGGCATCCTGAGAGTGAAGTCAGTGAGGAAGAAATAAGAGCTATGGTTAGAGATgtaatttttagagagagaactTCTAAGCAAAGTGTAAATGGAAAGCCCAATGCAAAAGAGGAGATAGGGAATGGAGCCTCTGAAGTTGGAAATGCAAAGGGAGAAGGCTTTGGAAAGAAGGAGCGCGAACATGCTGAGAAACAAGTGAATATAGTGAGCAGTGCAGAAACATTAACAGGGTTGGTGAGGAAAGAAGGCCCTGAAGTTGGAACCGTGAAGAAAGATAGTTTCAGGAAACAGAAGATTGAGGATGCCGAGGATCGGGTTACCAAAAAAATTGTAGCTAAAACTTCGAGAGAGAAAGAAGTGAAACAATTGGATActgaagagaaagagagcaacAACGCAACAAATTGTACATTGAGAACTAAAATGTTCGATAAAGATAATTCTACAACTCTAAAACCAAACGAAATCAAGGAGCAGGAGACTGCAAAGGGGAGAGATAAAGCTTCAAAACATGAAAGCAGAAGACAAGGTAATGCAGGCATACCAACTGTTACAGAGGATGTAGGTGAAGCTTGCAAGgctaaaaaaattggaaaagtTGATCCAAACAAATCGAAGCAGTTAGATTTTAATGGACAGGTGGTAGAAAATGGTAGTTGTAGGGCTTCAAAATACAAAGGGAGTGGGGAAAAGGAGACAAGAAAACAGGGAGAGGCTAAATCTGGAGCTTGCCAAGGCAAACCATTCAATCAAAATGATTCAAAGCAGAAGGAGAATAGCAATATCAAGATGCATCAAAGTACAGTGACCACCACACCTGTAAGCATATCTTTCTCTGTTCactttacccttttcttttcctatctTTTCCGTTCGAAATTATCTCTATCTGTTTGGTAATTTACATTAATGCCAGATAAAACATGCGGTTACGGAAGAAAGAGGCCATCTTAGTGCACGGCAGCTTAGGGTAATGCAACGTCTGGGTCTCGTTGCTCCTCCTGGTTCTCCATTTGCGAAAAAATAGATTGGTCACAGCTGCACCAATGGGACATTGATAGGATATATGCACACATATTTAGTCATATTGATCACCTCTTCATAGCATAGACGGCTCTTTTCGTAGACTAACTTCAGCTATTATTTCATTTTACTTTTAGTCTCTGATCCCCTATGAGTATTTTTGATCTAGAGCTGCATTGGATGAAAAGGATGTGGCAACCTTTAATACAAGTAGATTGTGAGTTAGCAGATGCTATTTTACTAAGTCAGATCACTAATATTAAAGACTATTTTTGAACTGTTTCATATACGGCTGGTCTTTTCGGCAATCTGGTATCAGAGCTAAATTTAAGCTTTCTCGGTTCCCAGAGCTAATTTTAGTTTTGTTATCTTCTGTGCCGCTGTGTGGGGTATGATTTTACATGATCTTCGCCGAATATGAGAGCGAAAACACTAGGACTAATTTTGAATCATGATCTTTTGGCTTGTTGGATCACATTAGGTGGGACAGGAGCAAGCCCTAAAAATTTGACCACCTTAAAATGTTGACCGGGGAAAAATTGTCGGTAGCAAAGTGGCATTGCATGAACCTCTGGATCTTCTCTTTACTTTTGCTTTTACTTTTGGCCTGCATGTAGCCTAAAGTGGTTTGCATTTCCTGCTGGTAAATTGCTCTTTGTTTCCGTGCTTTTGAAGC
This genomic window contains:
- the LOC109723793 gene encoding uncharacterized protein LOC109723793 isoform X3, whose translation is MRRREVGNSESHPIVDQEHTKPLDNHQYRHRRRSGDITWIKISDHSWWPSQVVDEESVANKPKKKAKDEVLVRIYGTCKYFYVDPLKFISEFESVRKRENISTRELLKKTLEQDISKMKSAGKSKRKLREPKDNDAAKASNHKKQKQDSRGGNQEETVSASPVITSGKSEAKKVYTRSEALRQREAKLEVTRESTKMENAKPEPRKENIMNQCTRREQNATKLSRKASVKNISGQDGLRRSSRINAKEQTSERVASETSPPGDAGGRQDKMGKANETKKAQNGMAGHNNQKRVGFGHPESEVSEEEIRAMVRDVIFRERTSKQSVNGKPNAKEEIGNGASEVGNAKGEGFGKKEREHAEKQVNIVSSAETLTGLVRKEGPEVGTVKKDSFRKQKIEDAEDRVTKKIVAKTSREKEVKQLDTEEKESNNATNCTLRTKMFDKDNSTTLKPNEIKEQETAKGRDKASKHESRRQGNAGIPTVTEDVGEACKAKKIGKVDPNKSKQLDFNGQVVENGSCRASKYKGSGEKETRKQGEAKSGACQGKPFNQNDSKQKENSNIKMHQSTVTTTPIKHAVTEERGHLSARQLRVMQRLGLVAPPGSPFAKK